The following coding sequences are from one Paramormyrops kingsleyae isolate MSU_618 chromosome 21, PKINGS_0.4, whole genome shotgun sequence window:
- the LOC111836595 gene encoding guanine nucleotide-binding protein subunit alpha-14-like, with protein MEGCWQWCHRTCICFLSEEERKEIALDREIERILNLQKKKERREIKVLLLGTGESGKTTFIKQMRIIHGQGFSEEERRDFAKLVFHNVFTAARAMIQAMSTLRIPYGCTENELYAQWLLDVNPLQVTKLDRSYVDAIRRLWADPGIKMCYTRRREYQLLDSTEYFMTNLERLATPDYIPTAQDVLRVRVPTTGINDYSFTLEKISLRIVDVGGQKSERRKWIHCFENVTSLIFLASLSEYDQVLEEKETDNRMEESKSLFYTTIHSPWFIRSSIILFLNKKDIMAEKIQTSDLQTYFPSFTGKRRDAEAAMQHIRLMYLQQTVKKDKRKDEKDKSIYVHYTCATDTQNIRVVFGDIKDTVLIRSLEEYYLI; from the exons ATGGAAGGGTGTTGGCAATGGTGCCACCGAACATGCATTTGCTTCCTATCTGAAGAAGAGAGGAAGGAGATCGCCTTGGACAGAGAAATCGAAAGGATCTTAAATCTTCAGAAGAAAAAAGAACGCAGGGAAATCAAAGTACTGTTACTTG GTACTGGGGAGAGTGGCAAGACCACCTTCATCAAGCAGATGAGGATTATCCATGGCCAGGGGTTCTCGGAGGAGGAGCGGCGAGACTTTGCCAAACTGGTCTTCCACAACGTCTTTACTGCTGCCAGGGCCATGATACAGGCTATGAGCACGCTGAGGATTCCCTATGGCTGCACTGAGAATGAG CTGTACGCCCAGTGGTTACTGGACGTGAATCCGCTGCAGGTGACCAAGCTGGACAGGAGTTACGTCGATGCTATCCGTCGCCTTTGGGCTGACCCCGGTATCAAGATGTGCTACACCCGTCGCAGGGAGTACCAGCTCCTGGACTCGACTGAATA CTTCATGACAAACTTGGAGCGCTTGGCCACCCCCGACTACATTCCCACCGCTCAGGATGTGCTCCGAGTCCGCGTTCCCACCACCGGAATCAATGACTACTCCTTCACACTCGAGAAGATCTCCCTCAG GATCGTGGATGTGGGGGGTCAGAAATCGGAACGCAGGAAGTGGATCCACTGCTTCGAGAACGTCACCTCGCTCATCTTCCTGGCCTCTCTCAGTGAGTACGACCAGGTCTTGGAAGAGAAGGAGACAGAT AACCGGATGGAGGAGAGTAAATCGCTCTTCTACACCACCATCCACTCGCCCTGGTTTATCCGATCCTCCATCATCCTCTTTCTCAACAAAAAGGACATAATGGCCGAGAAGATCCAGACCTCCGACCTGCAGACGTACTTCCCCAGCTTCACCG GCAAGAGACGTGACGCCGAGGCGGCCATGCAGCACATTCGGCTGATGTACCTGCAGCAGACGGTGAAGAAGGACAAGAGGAAGGACGAGAAGGACAAATCCATCTACGTGCACTACACCTGCGCCACTGACACCCAGAACATCCGCGTCGTCTTCGGCGACATCAAGGACACCGTGCTCATCCGCTCGCTGGAGGAGTACTACTTgatttga